From the genome of Solanum pennellii chromosome 6, SPENNV200:
TACAGTCATAGAATGACATAAGGTCATCAATCATCCTTTGCCCATCTTCAGGAACTCCTACTCCAAATAGATCAAAAGGAGGTGGACTTGGATTAACAGGCAGAGCAACTGCAGTTGACGGGGCATATTGTTGAGGGAAGACAACTGGCTTGACTTCGTTCATGGGAAACTTTGAAACTCCAAATTGAGAAGTGTTTCTATAAGGGCAGGCCAGTTGATGATTGTCTCTCGCAGATCTGTCCTGAAAACCGTGGCGAAGTTCACTGTAAGGACATTGAAGAATCTCACATGTATAAATCTGAGCCATGGTAACAGTCTGTTCATTGGATTGCTTCCTCTTGCGGGTGAAATCTAAGCTGGTGATCATTTCATCCTTGATAGGATGAGACTGTTGTTGCAGAGGCAACCTCTCGTTGAATCTCTCAACAGTGACATTCAACAAATTGAGATGGTGTGGTTTTTGCTCTTGAACATCAAAGTTACACTCATCTTGAGCACCATCAACATCATACTCACTGCTGTCATTCACAGTGAAAGTTCCACTACCACAAGCTGACGATAAAGGGGGACAACGATCAGGGTATAGTTCTCGAGCCAAAGCTTCCTCCTGATTGATGATAGCAAGCCAAGTCGCACTTTCTTTTGCTGTCATCTTATCCTGCAAGCACTTTGACTGCCTCACAAGCTTCCGGATTTTAGCAATATCAGGGGAAATGTGCTTGATCACCGCTGTTAGGACACCAACCTTCCATGCCTTCTTCAGATCATGAGGCTTTTTATAAGGTGGAGGACCTTGGTCCTTCTGCAAACCCAATTGAGGCCACCAGTCCTCCTGTCCTGTAGGCCACCATGGGGGTGAAACACCTTTCTCCAATGGAAATCTTCTCTGAGGAGGATCACAGTGCTGCATCAAAGCTGATAATAACGAACCAAGGGTGGTATCTTGCAGCTCCTGCAAGGTGTGAGGGGTAGGACCAACTGGATTTGATACCTCATTCTTGCCTGGGATAGCATGCTCAGCTTGGTATTTGGCTATAGCCGCAGGGCCATTGCGATCAAATCTCACTTTATCCTTCCACCACTCCCTAAGATTATCAGATGCCCCACCAACCGGCTTGCCTTTTTCCGGAATGATCCCATAAACAAAACCCTGAGCTTTACATACTTCCATCATTTTCAACATGTACTTCAAGATCCCATCCTGTGCCCTTGACATCTTCTTCCTCCTCGCCTGCTCCTGTGACTGGCGTTGTTTGACAGAATCAACATCTTCCATCCCCTGATTCATTTCTTTCAGCCTTTTCAGCTTCATCTTGTCCCTCCACACTCTCTTCTCTAGCTCATCCACATCAATATCCTCATCACTATAATCATCATCCACCACCTGCTCTGCCTCAGTCTGTGGAGCAGCCACCTCCACTTCCTTAAGCGGCGCAGAAAAGAAATCAAGATCCCCACAGAACCCCATTTCCTCAAACATCATCATCTTCACAAGAACAAACTCCTCCAAAAAACTAATCAAACACCAAACTTCAAGAAATCTAAACAGAACTAGCAGCTAACACCCAATTTTTTCACAGATTATCCTGTCCTTTCTCAACACTCATCTATCGAAATTACGCGATATTTAATCCTGCAAATACATTTAAAAAGGGATAATCTCTTTACAAAGTTCCACATATGAACAATACAGAACACAGTTGACATGTAAATATCTCAATACACAGGCAAGTTCAACTAAAAGCTAAAAGGGGAGAAAAAAGTGGACTTTTTTACAGtagtcataaaaaaaaaaacatagagtTTTGCACATTAAAGAAAAACCCAAGATAATCTccccaaaaatataaaataggtACAAATCATTTCCCgcgaaaatccaaaaaaaaaaattaacatattttcCCAGATCTAAACCATCAATATTAATGTAACCCCCCAAACAgaaatctgaaaaaaaaaaagttcttttgaaAGGAAAGTAGAATCTTGTAACTCACCCAACTATGATTataaacatcatattattaattataaacaaTAAAAGAAGGTAAATTCAACCAATCAAGaatcataaacacataaaaatccaatctttaaGCAAAAGCACAaatctttacaaaaaaaaaaaaactccattAAAGATCACTAATTAACAGAAGAAAGTACAAAAGCAAATATCTGTAAAGAAGACAGAGACATAAAACTATTAGTATGTGAGTACCTGaatttatgatatttgaaaaagttgATTAAACTCTTCTTCTCTACTTAGGAGAATAATAATTTGACCATTTTTAAGACTCTATATGAAAACAGAGAAGAAAGATAAGtaagaaatagagaagaaagGGTGGGGGACGTTATAGAACTACAACTTTAATAATGAATgtgaatatatttattactcccttcatgcaaaataaaatatttaaatttaaataggATTGTCTTTATTTTTGAACTGCAAGTATTAcagaatttataaaataatatttaatatattaaaattaaaatattatattattttatatataagattacgtcgttttaaatattaataatgttaaggaaaatgaaaattattacatcttatTATTTATCCTTAATGACATAATCATAATGATAGTAAAAATACACACCATAATTAAACAATAGCGGTGAGCTACTCAACAGGAGCAAAGTATACATTTGATTGTGAAGAAGAACAGGTGATTTAGAGTTTTCGTTGTGTTGAAATGAGAGAAAATTcctttatttataaataacaaagaatagtatgaacaaatgtttattgtgtcttatcagAAATGctacaactatttggaaaagttgcaatcATTCggaaagtcacaatctttcataaaagtcatagcTTTTattaaaagtcgcaactctttactaaaatcacaacttttcatagaagTCACAACTTTCTATTCGCAATATTTCATGAAAGAAAAgagtaattttataaataaataaattaaaagaaaattatgaatataaatattatatatgactggtttataaaaatatttgacacatttattttagtatttacaaTTTTTCAACGAAATGGTGTTATGTAAAGTTATCGCTTCTTATAATGTGGCTCCATCCCTAGTTTTTCAACGAAATGGTGTTATGTAATGTTATCGCTTCTTATAATGTGGCTCCATccctaatatatattttttaaaaaaaaaaaaaacagttcaATGCAGTATAAAAGATTGAAAATTcgtctaaatatttttatcatctaTTAACACTAATTCATCTCTTTCATAATAACTGAAATTGTGAGGCAATTCAcatctattaagaaaaatatttaaaaacataatttaaaatttatttttttactattatctTTTGTGAAATCACAAAATACTCGCTCTATCTAACAATATATATTCACTATTGATTTTGCATACTTCTTAAGAAACTATAAATAGAcggataattttattatatcactATTTggataagataaataaatataatttattgaaaaatataataaaaaatgactatatttattaataagagtaaaatagaaactaaatacaaatttattattaactTCATAAAGTGGATAAGTATTGTTgaacattttaaaatagtatAGCAAACAACTATTGTTGAATAAACGTTAACAATTTTAACTCCTAgaaaatatcaaacttcattaaaaaaacatatatatatatatatgaaaattaaaaaataatttcaaatatttatcttgaactttgaaaaaattaattattttaaacaataaaaatatattttatcacttaATTGAACAgaataatatgattttgaaataaatattactGTGTGAATTAAAGTAATATAGACTTTTGAGCTTTGGGGTTGCATTTATCCTTGATGCATGAATAAGTATTAAAAAAGTGAATAAATTTTGTGTGTGAAATAGTGAGTAATTATGGAATTTgtgtgttttttaaaaaatttggtgGAAGTTGCTATCAAGAAGCCAAGGGGTCATGATGGATGAACTTTCTTTCCAAGTGGGAATGCAATGAATTGCAAGTCTTCAAAGTTGTGGCCATTGGGGAAAAGGatgttttactttgtttttatcttattttcttcGCGAATTTGTGGAGATTTTTCTGTtcgatattttatatttatctaaattaaagtattattaaattttaattttcatatttatagcTGTGAAAgtctttttggtattttttgagatttaaatttaaaatctcgTGAAGAAAATTTCGATttctaataattatatttatgatttgacCGATTATAGGATGTGATCAACCTAAATTCTATTATTAATTAGATGAATAccctttcatttttctttgttttaaaactaatttattaCTTACACACACGTGCATCTTAATGATAATGCACAAATTTCTACAACATTCAATCCATACTACAATATTAGTATTTGGAATAATTGTAAGAGCTTTTGTGTACATCGGTAGTCcgaaattatttgtcatgttacggttatcaaaaatcaatttaattaattttcaaaggtaaattaaattacattgattgatattttaaattaaaaaaattagatattctaaaattatataaaaagtactataaattataattttttgcatattaatatgatgaaaaaatgcattttagaatattagtcaaaatatttatagtttaactctaaaaatagaaatcatgacaaacaataccggacgtGAAAGTATCATTTATCTTTATCTTTacttataaatgttttcattaaattaatattttattaacgAAAATAATAAGACaggtttagaaaaaaaaaagcaacaaatgacttcttcttcattcaaaagaaaaaaaaacggTCAGAATAGTATTTTAGCTATATTACTTTTATCTTTTCCAATATTTTATGTAtccttttaattataatatattttagttaaaaaaaaataatctgtttcttttaaaatataaaaaaaatattacaatttttttttaaaatttgtgatcAAATTTTCTGTCAATTTAGCATTacgttatttatttttatctttacttaaaaaatgtttcattaaattaatattttatcaataaaaagaataagacagatttagaaaaaaaaaaagtaataaatgactttattcaaaaaattatttttaaatatcaagAAGAAGGTTGAGTATTAacttcaaatatatatgtatgaactATAAAAGATGATTTACCTGTCTTCTAATTCTTTAAATTTGTCAAACTTCTTTTAAACTTATTGGATCTTGTTGATATATTGACACAATCACATCATTTTGTGTAGTGAATTATATTTGTAGGtgacaaattaaattttttactcCATAATTAGAGATATATAATATCgtttatttgtgtttttattaCTTTTACTCTTTTATTAATTCGCTGAGACGTTTCCATTTCTAATCACTTTATCAAACTATATATCCAAACATATTGGTTTCCCTCGTAATCCTAAAAAAATCAATAGCATATGCATTAATTGGACCAAGTCTTGATTGTTATAGCTCGTGAGTCATTTTTCGTTGCAATCACacttatagtaaaaaaaaacttatgttTTATGACTTGATTTGCTATTCAAGGAAG
Proteins encoded in this window:
- the LOC107023022 gene encoding ETHYLENE INSENSITIVE 3-like 1 protein, with translation MMMFEEMGFCGDLDFFSAPLKEVEVAAPQTEAEQVVDDDYSDEDIDVDELEKRVWRDKMKLKRLKEMNQGMEDVDSVKQRQSQEQARRKKMSRAQDGILKYMLKMMEVCKAQGFVYGIIPEKGKPVGGASDNLREWWKDKVRFDRNGPAAIAKYQAEHAIPGKNEVSNPVGPTPHTLQELQDTTLGSLLSALMQHCDPPQRRFPLEKGVSPPWWPTGQEDWWPQLGLQKDQGPPPYKKPHDLKKAWKVGVLTAVIKHISPDIAKIRKLVRQSKCLQDKMTAKESATWLAIINQEEALARELYPDRCPPLSSACGSGTFTVNDSSEYDVDGAQDECNFDVQEQKPHHLNLLNVTVERFNERLPLQQQSHPIKDEMITSLDFTRKRKQSNEQTVTMAQIYTCEILQCPYSELRHGFQDRSARDNHQLACPYRNTSQFGVSKFPMNEVKPVVFPQQYAPSTAVALPVNPSPPPFDLFGVGVPEDGQRMIDDLMSFYDCNIQGNKSQNTGNVAVTKEQQPHQQPHVDQVNYLHSRGMMDGNIFKDVNVSASQSMQPQGNLVDQCKILNSSDNLHFMFGTPFNLQSTNYPGSLPGIGCDTTPKQDIPIWY